From a region of the Thermococcus sp. 21S7 genome:
- a CDS encoding DUF555 domain-containing protein, with protein sequence MGDYVVVLEAPIIVRDVETSEDAINVAVSKVAKALNKEKLDFVRVEIGYSQCPVCGAHFESAFVIGSVGLVGMYLTIKVYNAQTIEHAERIAKAVIGKALKKVPLKVYEIRELTEEEEGNGLELDG encoded by the coding sequence ATGGGGGACTACGTGGTTGTTTTGGAGGCACCCATTATAGTGAGGGACGTCGAGACGAGCGAGGACGCGATAAATGTGGCTGTGAGCAAGGTGGCTAAGGCCCTCAACAAGGAGAAGCTCGACTTCGTGCGCGTTGAAATCGGCTACTCCCAGTGTCCGGTATGCGGGGCCCACTTTGAGAGCGCCTTCGTCATAGGCTCCGTGGGCCTGGTTGGAATGTACCTGACGATTAAGGTATACAACGCTCAAACCATCGAGCACGCCGAAAGGATAGCCAAGGCCGTCATCGGCAAGGCCCTCAAGAAGGTTCCGCTCAAGGTCTATGAGATAAGGGAGCTCACCGAGGAGGAAGAGGGGAACGGTCTGGAGCTTGACGGCTGA
- a CDS encoding DUF357 domain-containing protein — MGREITEEKLQRYFKITAEALETLEIAVHEKSLLRTVAEDFLTMARSYFEDARYYYEKGDYVTAFAALNYAHGFIDAGVRLGVFRGEDDRLFAFG, encoded by the coding sequence GTGGGACGGGAGATAACCGAAGAAAAGCTCCAGAGGTACTTTAAAATCACCGCTGAAGCGCTGGAGACCCTTGAAATAGCGGTTCATGAGAAGAGCCTTTTAAGAACCGTTGCGGAGGACTTCCTCACCATGGCGAGGAGCTATTTTGAGGATGCAAGGTACTACTACGAGAAAGGCGACTACGTGACTGCCTTTGCCGCGCTCAACTACGCCCACGGTTTCATCGATGCCGGCGTAAGGCTCGGAGTCTTTAGGGGAGAGGACGACAGACTGTTTGCCTTTGGCTGA